Genomic DNA from uncultured Fretibacterium sp.:
CAGCCGCCGGAGGAGATGCCGAGCAGGTAGGGGTCCGCCAGGGAGTTGCGCACCAGCGACTGAATGGCCGCACCGGCCATCATCAGCCCGGCCCCGACGATGGCCCCCAGGATCACGCGGGGGAGCCGGAGCTGCCAGACGATGCTGACCTCGTTCTGCGGCCAGTCCTGAGCCACGGCCTGCCAGTCGGGGAAGACCTGATGCAAGACGATGCCCCAGACCCTTCCGAAGGGGATGGGCACCGGGCCGATGGAGACGCCGAAGGTCATCGCCAGGAGCAGGAGAACAAGGAGGACGAGCGCCGAAACGCCCG
This window encodes:
- a CDS encoding iron chelate uptake ABC transporter family permease subunit is translated as MRPLSPSRRTGVSALVLLVLLLLAMTFGVSIGPVPIPFGRVWGIVLHQVFPDWQAVAQDWPQNEVSIVWQLRLPRVILGAIVGAGLMMAGAAIQSLVRNSLADPYLLGISSGG